The following proteins come from a genomic window of Salvia hispanica cultivar TCC Black 2014 chromosome 4, UniMelb_Shisp_WGS_1.0, whole genome shotgun sequence:
- the LOC125222822 gene encoding protein NRT1/ PTR FAMILY 5.12-like, protein MTISAADGDENCEAEAPLLDDVVPRSIDSNGRRSVRSKSGCWRSASFLIVVGVSERFAYYGISLNLVSYLTGNLGLPTATAAAILNAWYGTSAILPILGAYVADAFSGRFRMISAACVLYIAALGCLTLSASLNSSECKQSSPTSRACSSNQLELVFFFVSFFSVAFAQAGYLPCVQAFAVDQFDEEDENENRAKGSFFNWWNCFSTAGILAPLLVLAYIQDNLSWELGFGIPAVTMCFSLVVFLSGIRTYRFRKTGEGGSNPFVRIYRVFARAAKNRRIARVTKEETNNISDYGAHIGFLDKALLEPDGLTTGDVEDAKSILKLAPIWCSCLGYTIIYAQPSTLFTKQAATLDRHITSAFQIPAASLQHCFIGSSIIISLPIYDRVLVPIAKSITKCPSGISTLQRVGTGLVLSLVSIVFAAAVERRRLEIARDHGLVDKPEAVVPMSVWWLAPQYVLSGLADAFAMVGLQEFFYDQVPLDLRSVGLAIYISILGTGNLVSSFLVSTIQSVTAGNDREGWFSDNLNRAHLDYFYWLLAGLSLAGFVAFPNDVVPGYVDFKGRPSIRSKSGFWKSAFFNAGFEMAERFCYYGISSNLVNYLTGELGQSTAAAAANLNAWYGTAALSPILGALIADTLLGRFRTIVFSSLLYILGLGFLTLSSLLNSMGSTSCKSDGNSSNTLCYPSQIQTIFFFFSLYLVAFAQGGLKPSLQAFGADQFDVADDNENAAKSSFFNWWLWSSCLGIVLALAVVNYVEENLSWVVGFGIPSIVMLVSLILFCIGSLVYRFSTESKRNKGRHPFVRMFRVIMKKRETSGLESLDKALLPLSDTPSAESDNVEGAREAKAMLRLVPIWCTSLGYSVVYAQPSTLFTKQAVTMDRRIGPTFEIPAASFQICISLSVVVFITIYDCVFVPIARSITKKSSGITVFQRIGVGLVLSLLSIVIAAVVEARRLKAAREHGLVDQPDAVIPMSVWWLAPQYTLSGISDVFGMVGLQEFFYDQVPSELKSTGLALYLSILGVGSLASSLLVSVIQKVTSGGGGAGWFSDNLNRAHLDYFYWLLAGISALSLVGYVYSAKYYVYSGRAAH, encoded by the exons ATGACGATCAGCGCAGCTGACGGAGATGAAAATTGTGAGGCGGAAGCACCGCTGCTCGACGACGTCGTGCCGCGCTCCATCGACTCCAACGGCCGGCGTTCAGTCCGATCCAAATCTGGTTGCTGGAGATCCGCCTCTTTCCTCATAG TTGTTGGAGTTTCGGAGAGGTTTGCTTACTACGGAATAAGTTTGAATCTGGTGAGCTATCTGACCGGAAATTTGGGGCTTCCGACCGCCACCGCGGCCGCGATTCTCAACGCATGGTACGGAACGTCGGCGATTTTGCCGATTCTCGGCGCTTATGTGGCGGATGCGTTTTCCGGCCGGTTTCGGATGATTTCCGCCGCTTGTGTGCTCTATATAGCG GCGCTTGGTTGCTTGACACTATCAGCTTCACTCAACTCATCCGAATGCAAGCAATCTTCACCAACCAGCCGCGCGTGCTCTTCGAACCAGCTCGAGcttgtcttcttcttcgtctcGTTCTTCTCAGTGGCTTTCGCGCAGGCAGGTTACCTGCCCTGCGTGCAAGCTTTCGCGGTTGATCAGTTCGACGAGGAAGACGAGAATGAGAACAGAGCAAAGGGCTCATTTTTCAATTGGTGGAACTGTTTCAGCACTGCAGGGATTCTGGCGCCTCTCTTGGTTTTGGCCTATATTCAAGATAATCTGAGTTGGGAGCTTGGATTTGGAATCCCTGCTGTCACCATGTGTTTCTCTCTGGTTGTGTTCTTGTCCGGGATTAGAACCTATCGGTTTCGCAAGACTGGGGAAGGAGGTAGTAACCCGTTCGTGCGTATCTATCGTGTTTTTGCACGAGCAGCTAAGAATCGCCGCATTGCCCGTGTAACTAAGGAGGAGACCAATAATATATCAGACTACGGTGCTCACATCGG GTTTCTTGACAAAGCATTGCTCGAACCCGATGGTTTAACCACTGGAGACGTCGAAGATGCAAAATCGATCCTCAAACTTGCTCCGATATGGTGCTCGTGCCTCGGCTACACGATCATCTACGCGCAGCCATCAACTCTCTTCACCAAGCAAGCCGCCACCCTCGACCGCCACATCACCTCCGCCTTCCAAATCCCGGCCGCCTCTCTCCAACACTGCTTCATCGGCAGCTCCATCATCATCTCCCTCCCAATCTACGACCGCGTCCTCGTCCCCATCGCCAAATCCATAACCAAATGCCCCTCGGGCATCTCGACCCTCCAGAGGGTCGGGACAGGGCTCGTCCTCTCTCTCGTCTCCATAGTCTTCGCAGCCGCTGTTGAGAGGAGGCGCCTTGAAATTGCCCGAGACCACGGCCTTGTTGACAAGCCAGAGGCCGTGGTCCCGATGAGCGTGTGGTGGCTGGCGCCGCAGTATGTGTTATCAGGGTTGGCGGATGCCTTTGCAATGGTTGGTCTTCAAGAGTTTTTCTACGATCAAGTTCCTTTAGATCTTCGAAGTGTTGGTCTTGCTATCTACATTAGCATACTTGGCACGGGCAACCTTGTAAGTAGCTTCCTCGTGTCTACGATACAGAGTGTCACTGCCGGAAACGACCGAGAGGGGTGGTTTTCCGACAACCTTAACCGGGCCCACCTCGATTACTTCTACTGGCTGCTGGCAGGGCTCAGCCTGGCTGGATTCGTCGCGTTT CCAAACGACGTCGTTCCCGGCTACGTCGACTTCAAGGGCCGCCCTTCCATCCGCTCCAAATCCGGTTTCTGGAAATCAGCTTTTTTCAACGCCG GTTTTGAAATGGCGGAGAGGTTTTGTTACTATGGAATCAGCTCGAATTTGGTGAATTACTTAACCGGCGAACTAGGCCAATCcacggccgccgccgccgcaaaCTTGAATGCGTGGTACGGCACGGCGGCCCTCTCGCCTATCCTCGGTGCGCTTATCGCAGACACGCTTTTGGGCCGCTTCCGAACCATTGTCTTCTCGTCTCTCTTGTATATATTG GGACTTGGCTTCTTGACTCTATCTTCTTTACTCAATTCAATGGGCTCCACAAGCTGCAAAAGTGATGGAAACAGCAGCAACACATTATGTTATCCATCTCAGATTCAgacaattttcttcttcttttctttgtatttGGTTGCATTTGCTCAAGGTGGGCTCAAGCCCTCCCTGCAAGCATTTGGTGCGGACCAGTTCGACGTTGCGGATGATAACGAAAACGCAGCGAAAAGCTCCTTCTTCAACTGGTGGCTCTGGTCCTCGTGTCTAGGCATCGTCCTCGCCCTCGCTGTGGTTAATTACGTAGAAGAGAATCTAAGTTGGGTGGTCGGATTCGGAATCCCTTCCATCGTTATGCTCGTCTCCTTGATTCTCTTCTGCATCGGGTCACTGGTTTACCGGTTCAGTACTGAGAGCAAGAGGAACAAGGGAAGGCATCCGTTTGTCAGAATGTTTCGTGTTATTATGAAAAAACGCGAAACTTCTGGTCTTGA GTCTTTGGACAAGGCACTGCTTCCACTGTCAGACACGCCCTCGGCTGAGTCTGACAATGTGGAAGGTGCCAGGGAAGCAAAAGCAATGCTAAGGCTTGTCCCGATTTGGTGCACAAGCCTGGGCTACTCCGTCGTGTACGCACAACCTTCCACTCTGTTCACGAAGCAAGCCGTCACGATGGACCGTCGCATCGGCCCGACTTTCGAAATCCCTGCGGCCTCGTTTCAGATCTGCATCTCTCTATCAGTCGTGGTCTTTATCACGATCTACGACTGCGTGTTCGTCCCCATTGCCAGGTCCATAACCAAGAAGAGCTCGGGCATAACAGTGTTCCAGAGGATCGGGGTCGGGCTGGTCCTGTCCCTCCTGTCCATAGTGATCGCGGCCGTCGTTGAGGCCAGGCGCCTCAAGGCTGCCCGCGAGCACGGCCTGGTTGACCAGCCCGACGCCGTGATCCCGATGAGCGTGTGGTGGTTGGCCCCACAGTACACGCTCTCCGGGATCTCAGACGTTTTTGGCATGGTTGGCCTGCAGGAATTTTTCTATGACCAAGTCCCGAGTGAGCTCAAGAGCACAGGGCTCGCCCTGTACCTGAGCATACTCGGGGTGGGCAGCCTTGCTAGTAGCTTGTTGGTATCCGTGATCCAAAAAGTGACAAGCGGAGGCGGTGGGGCCGGATGGTTTTCCGACAACTTGAACCGGGCGCATCTCGACTACTTCTATTGGCTGCTGGCCGGGATTAGTGCACTCTCCCTTGTTGGTTATGTTTACTCGGCTAAGTACTATGTTTATAGTGGAAGAGCCGCTCACTAA
- the LOC125221502 gene encoding uncharacterized protein LOC125221502, with amino-acid sequence MAITDAGEATAAAEPNDVVPGYVDFNGRPSIRSKSGFWKSAFFIAGFEMAERFCFYGISSNLVNYLTGELGQSTAAAAANLNAWYGTAALSPILGALIADTLLGRFRTIVFSSLLYVLGLGFLTLSSLLNSMGSTSFKIDGNSSNTLCYPSQIQTIFFFFSLYLVAFAQGGLKPSLQAFGADQFDVADDNENAAKSSFFNWWFWFSCLGIVLALAVVNYVEENQSWVVGFGIPSIVMLVSLILFCIGSLVYRFSTERKRKKGRHPFVRMFRVRMKKRETSVLESLDKALLPLSDTPSAESDNVEGAREAKAMLRLVPIWCTSLGYSVVYAQPSTLFTKQAVTMDRRIGPTFEIPAASFQICISLSIMVFVTIYDRVFVPIARSITKKSSGITVFQRIGVGLVLSLLSIVIAAVVEARRLRTAREHGLVDQPDAVIPMSVWWLAPQYTLSGISDVFGMVGLQEFFYDQVPSELKSTGLALYLSILGVGSLASSLLVSVIQKVTSGGGGAGWFSDNLNRAHLDYFYWLLAGISALSLVGYVYSAKYYVYSGRAAHCLFSRAICYVKNYSFDQLKFSTANPENERDQMGRNAITGNGGSEAEAALINDAVSGAEDFRGRPASRSRTGSWKSASFIIGVEVAERFAYYGISSNLISYLTGPLGQSTAAAAENVNAWNGTSQLLPILGAFVADSFLGRFRTVVIASVLYAVSIGLLSMSAAFHSSNSASFLEVAFFFFSLYLAAVAQGGHKPCVQAFGADQFDDEDEHELRAKSSFFNWWYFSMNIGILAALSVLSYVQENLSWELGFGIPCFAMCFALAVFLLGSMTYRFRLSGDERNPFLKIGRVFVRAARNRKASPSCAEEEARCVLPREGAKFKFLYKATLGPPDKDGNVSTAADVEAAIGILGLVPIWCTCLGYAVVSSQATTMFTKQGATLDRHLTPAFEIPAASLLSLISVSIIALVPIYERIIVPATRSITKKPAGISMLQRIGIGIFLSLMTAVVAAVIEGRRLAIAAEHGLLDKPEETVPMNVWWLAPQYILLGAADVFAMIGLQEFFYDQVPHEFKSSGLALFLSIFGIGNFLSSFLISLIEFLTDRAGSGSWFSNNLNRAHLDYFYWLLGGINAATLAAFVCSAKCYAYKRRD; translated from the exons ATGGCTATCACCGACGCCGGAGAAGCAACCGCCGCGGCCGAGCCAAACGACGTCGTTCCTGGCTACGTCGACTTCAACGGCCGCCCTTCCATCCGCTCCAAATCCGGTTTCTGGAAATCAGCTTTTTTCATCGCCG GTTTTGAAATGGCGGAGAGGTTTTGTTTCTATGGAATCAGCTCGAATTTGGTGAATTACTTAACCGGCGAACTAGGCCAATCcacggccgccgccgccgcaaaCTTGAATGCGTGGTACGGAACGGCGGCGCTCTCGCCTATCCTCGGTGCCCTTATTGCCGACACGCTTTTGGGCCGCTTCCGAACCATTGTCTTCTCATCTCTCCTATATGTATTG GGACTTGGCTTCTTGACTCTATCTTCTTTACTCAATTCAATGGGCTCCACAAGCTTCAAAATTGATGGAAACAGCAGCAACACATTATGTTATCCATCTCAGATTCAgacaattttcttcttcttttctttgtatttGGTTGCATTTGCTCAAGGTGGGCTCAAGCCCTCCCTGCAAGCATTTGGTGCGGACCAGTTCGACGTTGCGGATGATAACGAAAACGCGGCGAAAAGCTCCTTCTTCAACTGGTGGTTCTGGTTCTCGTGTCTAGGCATCGTCCTCGCCCTCGCTGTGGTTAATTACGTAGAAGAGAATCAAAGTTGGGTGGTCGGATTCGGAATCCCTTCCATCGTTATGCTCGTCTCCTTGATTCTCTTTTGCATCGGGTCACTGGTTTACCGGTTCAGTACTGAGAGGAAAAGGAAGAAGGGGAGGCATCCGTTTGTCAGAATGTTTCGCGTTCGTATGAAAAAACGCGAAACTTCTGTCCTTGA GTCTTTGGACAAGGCACTGCTTCCACTGTCAGACACGCCCTCGGCTGAGTCTGACAATGTGGAAGGTGCCAGGGAAGCAAAAGCAATGCTAAGGCTTGTCCCGATTTGGTGCACAAGCCTGGGCTACTCCGTCGTGTACGCACAACCTTCCACTCTGTTCACGAAGCAAGCCGTCACGATGGACCGTCGCATTGGCCCGACTTTCGAAATCCCTGCGGCCTCGTTTCAGATCTGCATCTCTCTATCAATCATGGTCTTTGTCACGATCTACGACCGCGTGTTCGTCCCCATTGCCAGGTCCATAACCAAGAAGAGCTCGGGCATAACAGTGTTCCAGAGGATCGGGGTCGGGCTGGTCCTGTCCCTCCTGTCCATAGTGATCGCGGCCGTCGTTGAGGCCAGGCGCCTCAGGACTGCCCGCGAGCACGGCCTGGTGGACCAGCCCGACGCCGTGATCCCGATGAGCGTGTGGTGGTTGGCCCCACAGTACACGCTCTCCGGGATCTCAGACGTTTTTGGCATGGTTGGCCTACAGGAATTTTTCTATGACCAAGTCCCGAGTGAGCTCAAGAGCACAGGGCTTGCCCTGTACTTGAGCATACTCGGGGTGGGTAGCCTTGCTAGTAGCTTGTTGGTATCCGTGATCCAAAAAGTGACGAGTGGAGGCGGTGGGGCCGGGTGGTTTTCCGACAACTTGAACCGGGCGCATCTCGACTACTTCTATTGGCTGCTGGCCGGGATTAGTGCACTCTCCCTTGTTGGTTATGTTTACTCGGCTAAGTACTATGTTTACAGCGGAAGAGCCGCTCAC tgCTTATTCAGTAGAGCAATATGTTACGTAAAAAACTACTCCTTCgaccaattaaaatttagcACAGCAAACCCAGAAAACGAGAGAGATCAAATGGGAAGAAATGCGATTACCGGAAACGGTGGATCGGAGGCCGAAGCTGCGCTGATAAACGACGCCGTCAGCGGCGCCGAAGACTTCAGAGGCCGGCCGGCGTCCCGATCGAGAACCGGCAGCTGGAAATCCGCCTCTTTCATCATAG GTGTTGAGGTGGCGGAGAGATTTGCGTATTACGGAATAAGCTCGAATCTGATCAGCTATTTGACGGGGCCGCTGGGGCAgtcgacggcggcggcggcagagAACGTCAATGCGTGGAATGGCACATCGCAGCTTCTTCCGATTTTGGGCGCTTTCGTCGCCGATTCGTTTCTCGGCCGATTTCGCACCGTTGTCATCGCCTCTGTGCTCTATGCGGTG AGTATTGGCCTGTTGTCTATGTCAGCTGCATTTCACTCATCCAACTCTGCTTCGTTTCTCGAGGtcgccttcttcttcttctccttgtACTTAGCTGCAGTCGCGCAGGGCGGGCATAAGCCCTGCGTGCAAGCGTTCGGGGCCGATCAGTTCGACGATGAAGACGAGCACGAGCTCCGTGCGAAGAGCTCGTTCTTCAATTGGTGGTACTTTTCGATGAACATAGGGATCTTGGCGGCTCTCTCTGTTTTGAGCTATGTTCAAGAGAATCTGAGTTGGGAGCTTGGCTTTGGAATCCCCTGTTTCGCGATGTGCTTCGCGCTAGCCGTGTTCTTGTTAGGATCCATGACTTACCGCTTCCGCCTGAGCGGGGACGAGAGGAACCCGTTCCTCAAGATCGGGCGGGTGTTCGTTCGGGCGGCGAGGAACCGGAAAGCTTCCCCTTCCTGTGCGGAAGAGGAAGCTCGCTGCGTATTGCCTCGTGAAGGCGCCAAATTTAA ATTTCTTTACAAGGCAACCCTAGGGCCTCCAGACAAGGACGGAAACGTGAGCACCGCGGCCGACGTCGAGGCCGCCATTGGAATCCTCGGTCTCGTCCCGATCTGGTGCACGTGTCTCGGATACGCCGTCGTTTCGTCACAGGCCACGACCATGTTCACGAAACAGGGTGCCACGCTGGACCGCCACCTCACCCCCGCCTTTGAAATCCCGGCGGCCTCGCTTCTATCCCTCATCTCCGTCTCTATTATCGCCCTCGTCCCAATATACGAGCGGATCATCGTTCCAGCCACTCGGTCCATAACCAAGAAACCGGCCGGAATATCCATGCTCCAGCGAATCGGCATCGGCATATTCCTCTCCTTGATGACCGCGGTCGTTGCGGCCGTAATTGAGGGGCGCCGCCTCGCCATTGCAGCCGAGCACGGGCTGCTCGACAAGCCGGAGGAGACGGTTCCCATGAACGTGTGGTGGCTGGCGCCGCAGTACATCCTGCTTGGCGCCGCCGATGTTTTCGCAATGATTGGCTTGCAAGAATTCTTCTACGATCAAGTTCCTCATGAGTTTAAGAGCTCAGGGCTTGCTCTTTTCCTTAGTATCTTTGGTATCGGCAACTTTTTGAGTAGTTTTTTGATATCGTTGATCGAGTTTCTCACGGACCGAGCTGGGTCCGGAAGCTGGTTCTCGAATAACCTGAACCGGGCCCACCTCGACTACTTCTATTGGCTCCTTGGAGGGATTAACGCCGCCACTTTGGCGGCGTTTGTTTGCTCCGCCAAGTGTTATGCATACAAGAGGAGAGACTAG
- the LOC125218732 gene encoding protein NRT1/ PTR FAMILY 5.10-like yields MAESSATSAESDAMEAQAPLLVNAVRGCVDFKGRRVLHSKSGCWKSASFIIGVEMAERFAYYGISSNMVTYLTGPLGQSTAAAAANVNAWAGTSALTPLLGAFVADSYLGRYWTIIAASVLYILGLGSLSVSAALNPSDSSSPPLIDVIFFFFALYLIAFAVGGHKPCLQAFGADQFDDENEKELQSKSSFFNWWNFCLCVSTLVGLLALTYIQENLSWELGFGIPCIVMCFSLFVFVFGIGTYRFRVKSDQRNPFVRITRVFVRALKNRRASSPEGVAIEEEVAHFRFLDQASLESNGEEACSMNDVEDAKAILKLLPIYLACLPFGVVYQQSATLFTKQGVTMDRHVTSNFQIPAAALQVFTASSIILFVPLYEAVLIPLARAISHKPTGISLLQRIGTGLVLGVVCMVVAGFTERKRLETALEHGLVDSPEETVPMSAWWLIPQYLVMGVADVLTFVGLQEFFYDQVPGELKSLGIALSFAVVGIGGFLSSFLVSVVDKATGGDGRDSWLSDNLNRGHLDYFYWLLALLNAVSVALYIYFAKSFVYSKRITV; encoded by the exons ATGGCGGAAAGTTCAGCTACCTCCGCAGAGAGCGACGCAATGGAAGCTCAAGCTCCGCTACTAGTCAACGCCGTCAGGGGATGCGTCGACTTCAAAGGCCGCCGCGTTCTCCACTCCAAATCCGGATGCTGGAAATCCGCTTCCTTCATCATAG GCGTTGAAATGGCGGAGAGATTCGCTTACTACGGAATCAGTTCAAATATGGTTACCTATCTAACCGGCCCGCTAGGCCAATCCACAGCCGCCGCCGCGGCGAACGTCAACGCGTGGGCAGGGACGTCGGCACTCACGCCGTTGCTCGGCGCTTTCGTCGCCGATTCGTATCTCGGAAGATATTGGACGATTATCGCCGCCTCTGTCCTATACATCCTG GGATTAGGTTCACTGTCTGTATCAGCAGCTCTCAATCCGTCCGATTCGTCGTCTCCTCCGTTAATTGATgtgattttcttcttcttcgcgTTGTATTTAATTGCGTTTGCAGTAGGCGGCCACAAGCCTTGCTTGCAGGCGTTCGGAGCTGACCAATTtgatgatgagaatgagaaagAGCTCCAATCGAAGAGCTCATTCTTCAATTGGTGGAATTTTTGCTTGTGTGTTAGCACTCTGGTAGGTTTATTGGCCTTGACCTACATTCAAGAGAATCTAAGCTGGGAGCTAGGCTTTGGAATCCCCTGCATTGTCATGTGTTTTTCCCTATTTGTTTTCGTGTTTGGGATTGGCACATACCGATTCCGCGTGAAGAGTGATCAGAGGAATCCATTTGTGCGAATCACTCGTGTTTTCGTGAGAGCTCTGAAAAACCGACGTGCTTCCTCCCCTGAAGGTGTTGCTATTGAGGAGGAAGTAGCTCACTTTAG ATTTCTTGATCAAGCATCACTAGAGAGTAATGGTGAGGAAGCTTGCAGCATGAATGATGTTGAAGATGCAAAGGCAATCCTAAAGCTTCTCCCAATATATTTGGCATGTCTTCCTTTCGGCGTTGTCTATCAACAATCCGCAACTCTGTTCACCAAGCAAGGAGTCACGATGGACCGTCACGTGACCAGCAATTTCCAGATACCAGCTGCCGCCCTTCAGGTCTTCACGGCCAGCTCCATCATCCTCTTCGTTCCACTCTACGAAGCCGTACTAATCCCCTTAGCCAGAGCCATTAGCCACAAACCGACCGGCATATCACTCCTCCAAAGGATAGGAACCGGCCTAGTTCTTGGCGTAGTTTGTATGGTCGTTGCAGGCTTTACTGAGCGTAAACGCTTGGAGACTGCTCTTGAGCACGGCCTGGTCGACTCTCCTGAGGAGACCGTGCCAATGAGCGCGTGGTGGCTGATTCCTCAGTACTTGGTTATGGGGGTTGCGGATGTGCTGACCTTCGTTGGCCTTCAGGAATTCTTCTATGATCAAGTCCCCGGTGAGCTGAAAAGTTTGGGAATTGCTCTGTCGTTTGCTGTGGTCGGCATTGGTGGTTTCTTGAGCAGTTTCTTGGTGTCCGTCGTGGATAAGGCCACGGGTGGAGACGGCCGAGATAGTTGGTTGTCGGATAACTTGAACCGGGGCCATCTTGACTACTTCTATTGGTTGTTGGCCTTGCTTAATGCAGTGTCTGTAGCCTTGTACATCTATTTTGCAAAGTCTTTTGTGTATAGCAAAAGAATCACTGTTTGA
- the LOC125218733 gene encoding protein NRT1/ PTR FAMILY 5.10-like, which translates to MAANSASAAESDAMEAQAPLLVDAVKGCVDFKGRHVLHSKSGCWKSASFIIGVEMAERFAYYGISSNMVTYLTGPLRQSTAAAAANVNAWAGTTALMPLLGALVADSFLGRFWTIIAASLLYILGLGSLSVSAALNPSDSSSIDVIFFFFALYLIAFAVGGHKPCLQAFGADQFDDENEKELRSKSSFFNWWIFCLCISTLVGLLALTYIEENLSWALGFGIPCIVMCFALFVFVLGIGTYRFRVQSDRRRNPFVRIARVFVRRAASPERVAIEEEGTHFRFLDQASLESHGEEVCRVNDVEDAKAILKLLPICLACVPFAAVYQQTTTLFTKQGVTMDRHITSSFQVPAAALQAFTAGSIILFVPLYECALLPLARAISHKPTGISLLQRIGAGLVSGIVCMVVAGVIERKRLETALEHGLADLPGETVPMSAWWLIPQYLVMGVADVLTFVGLQEFLYDQVPRELKSMGLALSFAVVGIGGFLSSFLVFVVDKATGGDGRDSWLSDNLNRGHLDYFYWVLAGLNALSLVCYIYFAKSYV; encoded by the exons aTGGCGGCAAATTCAGCTTCCGCCGCAGAGAGCGACGCAATGGAAGCTCAAGCTCCGCTGCTAGTCGACGCCGTCAAGGGATGCGTCGACTTCAAAGGCCGCCACGTTCTCCACTCCAAATCCGGCTGCTGGAAATCCGCTTCCTTCATCATCG GCGTGGAAATGGCGGAGAGGTTTGCTTACTACGGAATCAGCTCGAACATGGTTACGTATCTCACCGGTCCGCTCCGCCAATCCACGGCCGCCGCCGCGGCGAACGTCAACGCCTGGGCAGGAACCACGGCGCTCATGCCGCTGCTTGGCGCTCTCGTCGCCGATTCATTTCTCGGAAGGTTTTGGACGATTATCGCCGCCTCTCTCCTCTACATCCTG GGATTAGGTTCGCTCTCTGTATCAGCAGCCCTCAATCCGTCCGATTCGTCGTCAATTGATgtgatcttcttcttcttcgcctTGTATTTAATCGCGTTTGCAGTAGGCGGCCACAAGCCTTGCTTGCAGGCGTTCGGAGCTGACCAATTTGACGATGAGAACGAGAAGGAGCTCCGATCGAAGAGCTCATTCTTCAATTGGTGGATTTTTTGCTTGTGTATTAGCACTTTGGTAGGCTTATTGGCCTTGACCTACATTGAGGAGAATCTGAGTTGGGCGCTAGGGTTTGGAATCCCCTGCATTGTCATGTGTTTTGCCCTGTTTGTGTTTGTGCTTGGGATTGGCACATACAGATTCCGTGTGCAGAGTGATCGGAGGAGGAATCCGTTTGTGCGAATCGCTCGTGTTTTCGTGAGACGTGCTGCCTCCCCGGAACGTGTTGCTATTGAGGAGGAGGGAACTCACTTTAG ATTTCTTGATCAAGCTTCACTAGAGAGTCATGGTGAGGAAGTTTGCAGAGTGAATGATGTTGAAGATGCAAAGGCAATCCTGAAGCTTCTCCCAATATGCTTGGCATGTGTTCCTTTCGCCGCGGTATATCAACAAACCACAACTCTGTTCACCAAGCAAGGAGTCACGATGGACCGACACATAACCAGCAGTTTCCAGGTCCCAGCTGCCGCCCTTCAGGCCTTCACAGCCGGCTCCATCATCCTCTTCGTCCCACTCTACGAATGCGCACTGCTCCCCCTAGCCAGAGCCATTAGCCACAAACCAACCGGCATATCGCTCCTCCAAAGGATAGGAGCCGGCCTAGTCTCTGGCATAGTTTGTATGGTCGTTGCAGGCGTTATTGAGAGGAAACGCTTGGAGACTGCTCTTGAACACGGGCTGGCAGACTTGCCTGGGGAGACTGTGCCAATGAGCGCGTGGTGGCTGATTCCTCAGTACTTGGTTATGGGTGTTGCGGATGTGCTGACCTTCGTTGGCCTTCAAGAATTCTTGTACGATCAAGTCCCCCGTGAGCTGAAAAGTATGGGACTTGCTCTGTCGTTTGCTGTGGTCGGGATTGGTGGTTTCTTGAGCAGTTTCTTGGTGTTCGTCGTGGATAAGGCCACGGGTGGAGACGGCCGTGATAGTTGGTTGTCGGATAACTTAAACCGGGGCCATCTTGACTACTTCTATTGGGTGTTGGCAGGGCTTAATGCACTGTCTCTAGTATGCTATATCTACTTTGCTAAGTCTTATGTTTAG